The Hahella sp. HNIBRBA332 genome window below encodes:
- a CDS encoding PEP-CTERM sorting domain-containing protein encodes MHKVINALFLASSAVAFVGSAQAAIVDIYTDQAAWALTTGAYEVESFDRDALTSGLSISSGWSHSTVSGGKFYDRVSDTYAPTVFAFEGGATSFGGIWDLAGPGGEGTGIKMEIELLDGSKVVEEMAPTLSGTFWGFALDQGFSSIKFLEGSFAALFETYSLDELFFTGVAGKDAAETSEVPEPGVFALLGLGMLGLSMRRRSSQA; translated from the coding sequence ATGCACAAGGTTATTAATGCATTGTTTCTAGCAAGTAGTGCAGTGGCCTTTGTAGGGTCTGCTCAAGCCGCCATTGTAGACATTTACACGGATCAAGCTGCTTGGGCGTTAACAACAGGAGCCTATGAGGTCGAAAGTTTCGACCGGGACGCGTTAACCTCAGGACTAAGTATTTCTTCAGGATGGAGCCACTCCACGGTCAGCGGCGGAAAGTTCTATGACCGTGTTAGCGACACCTATGCGCCCACCGTTTTCGCCTTTGAAGGCGGCGCCACCTCTTTTGGCGGCATTTGGGATTTGGCGGGCCCTGGAGGAGAGGGGACCGGCATCAAGATGGAAATTGAGCTGCTGGACGGCAGCAAGGTTGTCGAAGAAATGGCTCCGACGTTGAGCGGTACTTTCTGGGGCTTCGCTCTGGACCAAGGCTTCTCATCGATCAAGTTCCTGGAAGGTTCTTTCGCTGCGCTGTTTGAAACTTACAGTCTGGATGAACTCTTTTTCACAGGAGTCGCCGGTAAAGACGCGGCTGAGACTAGCGAAGTTCCCGAGCCGGGAGTATTCGCATTGCTAGGTTTGGGCATGCTCGGTTTGTCGATGCGCAGGAGGTCTTCTCAAGCGTAA
- the acnA gene encoding aconitate hydratase AcnA encodes MNSFNTLSNLSVGDRSYRIHRLPSMPAEYKVERLPYSIKILLENLLRREDGYSITKDDIAALAQWDANAQPSTQVAFTPARVVLQDFTGVPVVVDLAAMRDAMMSLGGDPKLINPLEPVDLVIDHSVMVDYFGDNDALARNTQIEFERNEERYKFLRWGQKAFSNFRVVPPGTGIVHQVNLEYLGQVVMQKEIDGEWFAYPDTLVGTDSHTTMINGLGILGWGVGGIEAEAAMLGQPVSMLAPEVVGFKFTGKLAEGATATDLVLTVTQILRKKGVVGKFVEFYGDGLDHLPLADRATIANMAPEYGATCGIFPVDKETLAYLKLSGREDSLINLVETYAKAQGLWRETGSSPAEYSDTLTLDLGSVTPSLAGPKRPQDRVALSDAKASFENTLQDYLDLSSASNSMAGQKHNGEPHHLQHGDVVIAAITSCTNTSNPAVMLAAGLVARNARQRGLNVKPWVKTSLAPGSQVVPAYLKAAELMDDLDALGFNLVGFGCTTCIGNSGPLPEAIQNAIRKDKLMVASVLSGNRNFEGRIHPEVRANYLASPPLVVAYALAGSMRMDIYKDPLGQDKNGEDVYLKDIWPSQKEVADLIAATVSSERYRSQYADVFAGTDAWRALPVPEGKTYDWPDSSYIKKPPFFDGMTLSPPPLPKIEQARALVKVGDSITTDHISPAGSIAPDSPAGKYLLECGVEQRDFNSLGSRRGNHEVMMRGTFANVRLRNQLAPGTEGGWTTHWPSGDVVSIFDAASRYREDGTPLIVIAGKEYGSGSSRDWAAKGVSLLGVRVVLAESYERIHRSNLVGFGVLPLQFKGGESAQTLNLNGEETYSFGSLESAPKSITVTAVDKEGSKKTFDMDVRIDTPTEWDYYRHGGILQYVVRDLASKSTS; translated from the coding sequence ATGAATAGTTTTAACACTCTCTCCAATTTATCCGTCGGAGACCGCAGCTATCGCATCCATCGGTTACCTTCAATGCCGGCGGAATATAAGGTCGAAAGGCTGCCCTATTCCATCAAGATCCTGCTGGAAAATCTGTTGCGGCGGGAAGATGGTTATAGCATCACCAAAGATGACATCGCCGCTCTCGCGCAATGGGACGCCAACGCCCAACCCAGCACGCAGGTTGCGTTCACGCCAGCGCGGGTTGTCTTACAGGATTTCACCGGGGTTCCAGTGGTAGTGGATCTGGCCGCCATGCGCGACGCGATGATGAGTCTCGGCGGCGATCCCAAGTTGATTAATCCCCTTGAGCCAGTAGATCTGGTCATCGACCATTCCGTGATGGTCGACTATTTCGGTGACAACGACGCCCTTGCGCGCAACACTCAAATTGAATTCGAGCGCAATGAAGAACGTTACAAGTTTCTGCGTTGGGGACAAAAAGCGTTTTCCAACTTCAGAGTAGTGCCTCCCGGCACCGGCATCGTACATCAAGTGAACCTGGAATATCTGGGACAGGTGGTGATGCAGAAAGAAATCGACGGTGAGTGGTTCGCTTATCCCGACACGCTGGTAGGCACTGATTCTCACACCACCATGATCAATGGCCTCGGCATACTGGGCTGGGGCGTTGGCGGTATTGAAGCAGAAGCCGCCATGCTGGGGCAACCGGTGAGCATGCTGGCGCCGGAAGTCGTGGGCTTCAAATTCACCGGCAAGCTCGCCGAAGGCGCGACCGCCACAGACCTCGTTCTCACTGTCACGCAAATACTGCGCAAGAAAGGCGTGGTGGGTAAATTCGTCGAGTTTTATGGCGATGGTCTCGATCACCTGCCCTTGGCTGACCGCGCCACCATCGCCAATATGGCGCCGGAGTATGGCGCCACCTGCGGCATCTTCCCTGTGGATAAAGAGACTTTAGCCTACCTTAAGCTTTCAGGCAGAGAAGACAGTCTGATCAATCTGGTGGAAACCTACGCCAAAGCCCAGGGACTATGGCGGGAAACCGGCTCCAGCCCGGCGGAATATAGTGATACTTTGACGCTGGACCTGGGCTCAGTCACGCCCAGCCTGGCCGGCCCCAAGCGTCCCCAGGACCGCGTCGCGCTCTCCGACGCCAAAGCGTCCTTTGAAAACACCCTGCAGGATTATCTGGACCTGAGCTCCGCTTCCAACAGTATGGCGGGGCAAAAACACAACGGGGAGCCTCATCATCTCCAACATGGGGATGTGGTGATCGCCGCCATTACGTCTTGCACCAACACGTCTAACCCAGCGGTCATGTTGGCGGCAGGGTTAGTGGCGAGAAATGCGCGACAGCGCGGGCTAAACGTCAAACCCTGGGTGAAAACGTCCCTCGCGCCGGGTTCTCAGGTCGTGCCGGCTTATCTCAAAGCCGCGGAGCTAATGGATGATTTGGATGCCCTAGGCTTCAATCTGGTTGGATTCGGTTGCACGACCTGCATCGGTAATTCCGGTCCACTGCCGGAGGCGATTCAAAACGCCATTCGCAAAGACAAACTCATGGTGGCGTCCGTCTTATCCGGTAACCGCAACTTCGAAGGCCGCATACATCCAGAGGTACGCGCCAACTATCTGGCCTCGCCGCCATTAGTGGTCGCCTATGCCCTGGCTGGCTCCATGCGTATGGATATTTACAAAGACCCTCTTGGCCAGGATAAAAATGGCGAGGATGTGTATTTGAAGGATATTTGGCCTTCGCAAAAAGAAGTCGCCGATCTCATCGCCGCCACGGTTTCTTCAGAGCGCTATCGCAGCCAATATGCAGATGTTTTTGCAGGGACTGACGCCTGGCGCGCGTTGCCGGTTCCAGAAGGTAAAACCTATGACTGGCCCGACTCCAGCTACATCAAGAAACCGCCGTTCTTTGACGGCATGACCCTATCGCCACCGCCTTTGCCAAAAATTGAACAGGCGCGGGCATTAGTGAAAGTGGGCGACTCCATCACCACCGACCACATCTCCCCTGCCGGCTCTATCGCGCCGGATAGCCCCGCTGGCAAATATTTGCTCGAATGCGGCGTCGAGCAACGGGATTTCAATAGTCTCGGCAGTCGTCGCGGCAATCATGAAGTGATGATGCGCGGCACCTTCGCCAATGTCAGATTGCGCAACCAACTGGCGCCGGGTACGGAAGGCGGCTGGACGACACACTGGCCCAGCGGCGATGTCGTCAGTATCTTCGACGCCGCCTCACGCTACCGGGAAGACGGAACTCCGCTGATTGTCATCGCCGGGAAAGAGTATGGCTCAGGCTCAAGTCGCGATTGGGCCGCCAAAGGGGTGAGCCTACTTGGAGTGCGAGTAGTCTTGGCGGAAAGCTATGAGCGTATCCACCGTTCCAATTTGGTTGGCTTCGGCGTCTTGCCTCTCCAGTTCAAGGGCGGAGAATCTGCGCAGACATTGAACCTCAACGGAGAGGAAACTTACTCCTTCGGTTCTCTGGAAAGCGCGCCCAAATCAATTACTGTCACCGCCGTAGATAAAGAAGGTTCGAAGAAGACTTTCGACATGGACGTACGCATTGATACGCCAACTGAGTGGGATTACTACCGTCATGGGGGAATTCTGCAGTATGTGGTGAGAGACCTGGCCAGCAAGTCGACATCCTGA
- a CDS encoding DUF2061 domain-containing protein yields MIKTLTFAIIHFSVAFTVGYLLTGDLIVGGAIALVEPLCNTVAYFFHEKAWERFGRLSKPASSPNAAVHGAGAASG; encoded by the coding sequence ATGATCAAAACGTTAACCTTCGCCATCATCCATTTCAGCGTCGCCTTCACTGTCGGGTACCTGTTAACCGGCGACCTCATCGTCGGAGGCGCTATCGCATTAGTGGAGCCACTGTGCAACACTGTAGCCTATTTCTTTCATGAAAAGGCCTGGGAACGGTTCGGCCGGTTATCCAAGCCCGCCTCCTCTCCCAATGCAGCAGTACATGGAGCCGGCGCCGCAAGCGGTTAA